DNA from Halorarum salinum:
GTCAACAACGCGGGCGTGGAGACGTACACCGCCGCCGACGAGGCGGACATGGACGACTGGGAGTTCGTCCTCGAGACCGACTTTCGCTCCTACTGGCTCTGCGCGAAGCACGCCCGCGAGCACATGGACGGGGGCGCCATCGTGAACATGTCCTCGAACCACGCGTTCTCCACCGGTCCGCGGATCTTCCCCTACAACGCCGTCAAGGCCGGCATCAACGGGATGACCCGCGCGATGGCGCTCGACTTCGGCCCGGAGGTCCGCGTGAACACGGTCAACCCCGGCTGGGTCGCCATCGACCGCACGACCGGAGACATGTCCGCGGAGCGCCGGGAGGAACTGGCGAGCATCCACCCGACCGGGCGCGTCGGCGTCCCGGGGGACGTCGCCGCCGCGGTCGCCTTCCTCGCGAGCGAGGAGGCCGGGTTCGTCACCGGCGCGCACCTCACCGTCGACGGCGGCCGGAGCGCGGTGCTGCAGGACGACTTCCTTCCCGACTACCGCGAACGGCGGGAGAACGAGTGAGCGCGGTCGAGAGGGCGGAGCGAACGGGTAGTCG
Protein-coding regions in this window:
- a CDS encoding SDR family NAD(P)-dependent oxidoreductase, coding for MTSIDNSPIEATRLPSRFQDETAVVTGSTRGIGAGCARRLAAEGANVVVTGRTAEAGEETVADVEEGGGEAAFVEADMRDPDDIAALFEATVERYGGLDVLVNNAGVETYTAADEADMDDWEFVLETDFRSYWLCAKHAREHMDGGAIVNMSSNHAFSTGPRIFPYNAVKAGINGMTRAMALDFGPEVRVNTVNPGWVAIDRTTGDMSAERREELASIHPTGRVGVPGDVAAAVAFLASEEAGFVTGAHLTVDGGRSAVLQDDFLPDYRERRENE